A region from the Algoriphagus machipongonensis genome encodes:
- a CDS encoding heparinase II/III domain-containing protein, producing MITLIRNATLILCLATFLIPQAMAQKTIPSLFITQKPKTSDPFLKEIHGEFLKVADDISELPAPARQMTGRRLLSISRAYLKRISYLAYAYQLTGDEKYLRATEKYLLAAAAFEDWNPSHFLDVAEMTMAMGIGYDWVHADLSPESSKIIREAILEKGLKPSMAEDYWWITTTNNWNQVCHASLAIGAWAIEEFYPEISSEIVARSKEKIRIPEAQYNPDGVYPEGTSYWEYGTTFHVLFLDAFEKKFPDVSVPVSDGFLNTGNYFLHAHGPTGSFNYSDSRQNQVMSAGMFWFASKTSNPSLLTDQVPFLQKFVDQEKQLNPENNGDRFFAFLLIWLSEMELDNIPQPDQLSWSGRGENPVSFQRSSWDKNAIYLGTKAGSPEVSHGHMDVGSFVMDANGVRWAIDLGMNNYNSLESQGVNIWDGKQDGERWSVFRYTNYAHNTLLVDSALQDIHGKGEIIKVKDRKKIKSTRVDISSVYSEQLKSAIRTNLIRKNKEVRIIDQVQNNEANSTIRWAMMTYDSIEMLQDNECIISQNGEKLRLRIVSPKNSTLKQYPVDPTAAGEEKNEGLVLLGFETELAPKQKQKLEVRLIPIN from the coding sequence ATGATAACTCTAATTAGAAATGCCACTTTAATACTTTGCCTTGCTACTTTTTTGATTCCTCAGGCAATGGCCCAAAAGACCATACCTTCTCTTTTTATTACTCAAAAGCCTAAAACATCCGATCCCTTTTTAAAGGAGATTCATGGCGAGTTCTTGAAGGTTGCAGATGATATTTCAGAGTTACCTGCCCCAGCTAGACAGATGACTGGCAGGAGGCTTTTAAGCATTAGCAGAGCCTATTTGAAGCGAATTTCCTATTTGGCTTACGCCTATCAGCTGACTGGAGATGAAAAATATCTCAGAGCAACAGAAAAGTATCTTTTAGCGGCGGCGGCGTTCGAAGATTGGAACCCCTCCCATTTTCTCGATGTAGCAGAAATGACGATGGCTATGGGGATAGGATACGATTGGGTGCATGCTGACCTTTCACCCGAGTCATCAAAAATAATTAGAGAAGCCATTCTTGAAAAAGGGTTGAAACCTTCAATGGCGGAAGATTATTGGTGGATTACGACTACTAACAATTGGAACCAGGTTTGCCATGCTTCCTTGGCAATAGGCGCTTGGGCAATTGAGGAATTCTACCCAGAAATCTCCTCTGAAATTGTGGCTAGATCTAAGGAAAAAATTCGGATTCCTGAAGCCCAATACAACCCTGATGGGGTTTATCCAGAAGGGACTTCCTATTGGGAGTACGGCACCACGTTTCATGTACTTTTTCTAGACGCTTTTGAGAAAAAATTTCCTGATGTATCCGTTCCTGTTTCTGATGGTTTTCTAAATACCGGCAATTACTTTCTCCATGCACATGGGCCCACAGGAAGCTTTAATTATTCAGATTCCCGCCAAAATCAGGTGATGTCTGCAGGTATGTTTTGGTTTGCCTCTAAAACAAGTAATCCTAGTCTCTTAACGGACCAAGTACCTTTTTTACAAAAATTTGTAGATCAGGAAAAGCAGTTGAACCCAGAAAATAATGGGGATAGGTTTTTTGCCTTTCTATTGATCTGGCTTTCGGAAATGGAACTGGACAATATCCCTCAACCAGATCAACTTTCCTGGTCTGGAAGAGGCGAAAACCCCGTAAGCTTCCAGCGAAGTAGCTGGGATAAAAATGCCATTTATCTAGGCACCAAAGCAGGATCTCCTGAGGTAAGCCATGGCCATATGGATGTAGGAAGTTTTGTCATGGATGCCAATGGAGTACGATGGGCTATAGATCTAGGAATGAATAATTATAATTCTTTGGAATCGCAGGGAGTTAATATTTGGGATGGGAAACAGGACGGCGAACGATGGTCTGTATTTCGATACACAAACTACGCCCATAATACACTTTTGGTAGACAGTGCTTTGCAGGATATCCATGGAAAAGGAGAGATTATCAAAGTTAAGGATCGAAAAAAAATAAAATCGACTCGCGTGGACATCAGTTCTGTCTATTCTGAACAGTTAAAAAGTGCCATTAGGACAAACCTTATCCGAAAAAACAAAGAAGTCAGGATCATCGATCAAGTTCAAAATAATGAAGCCAATTCAACTATCCGATGGGCGATGATGACTTATGATTCTATTGAAATGCTGCAGGACAATGAATGTATCATTTCTCAAAATGGAGAAAAATTAAGGCTAAGGATTGTCTCTCCAAAAAACAGCACGCTCAAACAATATCCTGTCGACCCAACGGCTGCAGGCGAGGAAAAAAATGAGGGTTTGGTATTGCTTGGTTTTGAAACTGAATTGGCCCCTAAACAAAAACAAAAATTAGAAGTAAGGCTAATTCCAATCAATTGA
- a CDS encoding FecR family protein, which yields MRDQEELNIDNLIAKYIVGEISPSEEKELMDWCAQSPQNQKTLDDELLIFKRANLPSQQKFDSEKAWQKIQPQIQKPKAGKSVLFPIWRIAAGFALIAAISILIYQQINAPKEFEYLSASNVETQVLPDNTSISLNRDSEVQVAYNERKKTGLIKLSGESLITIPETKKVTWQVQVDQLLIEDIGTVFNVKAYPDSPIVEVSVLEGLVKMYLPNQEGIELSAGEKGIFDKSDNTFSKTISDQNVVAYASRSFSYNNDDLTTVISQLSEVYQKDIRLEGPIGNCRLTVNFEEEELNTILMIISETLNLELQQEGDEFLLSGTGCN from the coding sequence ATGAGAGATCAGGAAGAACTAAATATCGACAATCTAATCGCCAAATACATTGTAGGTGAGATCAGTCCTTCTGAAGAGAAAGAGCTGATGGACTGGTGTGCTCAATCTCCACAGAACCAAAAAACTCTGGATGATGAATTGTTGATTTTTAAAAGAGCTAACCTACCAAGTCAACAAAAATTTGATTCCGAAAAGGCTTGGCAGAAAATCCAACCGCAGATCCAAAAACCAAAAGCTGGAAAATCAGTCCTATTTCCAATATGGAGAATCGCAGCGGGCTTTGCCTTAATTGCAGCAATTTCTATTCTCATCTACCAGCAAATCAATGCTCCAAAAGAATTTGAGTATCTCAGTGCGAGTAATGTAGAAACCCAAGTCTTGCCTGATAATACCAGCATCTCACTAAATCGGGATTCGGAAGTTCAAGTGGCCTACAATGAGAGAAAGAAAACTGGCTTAATCAAGCTTAGCGGTGAATCTCTTATCACTATCCCTGAGACCAAAAAAGTTACTTGGCAAGTACAGGTAGACCAGCTTTTAATAGAAGATATAGGAACAGTATTTAATGTAAAAGCGTATCCCGACAGCCCAATTGTGGAAGTTTCAGTGCTCGAAGGATTGGTGAAAATGTATTTACCCAATCAAGAGGGCATAGAACTAAGTGCAGGTGAAAAAGGGATCTTTGATAAAAGCGACAATACATTTTCTAAAACCATCTCTGATCAAAATGTGGTTGCTTATGCCTCACGATCTTTCTCCTATAATAATGATGATTTGACTACTGTCATCAGCCAACTTAGTGAGGTTTATCAAAAAGATATTCGTCTGGAAGGGCCGATAGGAAATTGTAGGCTAACAGTGAATTTTGAAGAAGAGGAATTGAATACGATATTGATGATTATTTCCGAAACTTTAAATTTGGAACTTCAACAAGAAGGGGACGAATTCCTACTTTCAGGCACGGGTTGCAATTAA
- a CDS encoding NAD(P)-binding domain-containing protein gives MKKVAVIGLGWIGLPLANFLQDRNWEVCGSTTSKAKCASLQEAGISAIQFQLDPFPKGEGFQKLFEAEYMVINIPPKSRSQSSGFYIEQLKYLMSMLGKSEVKKVVFVSSTGVYPSEKNGMTYTEDFVLTKENAGNPTLLTAEKMVLSENNFDTTIIRFGGLLGVDRIPGRYFSGKDQVVGHTRVNFIHQEDAVRVMAWILEEELWGKTFNAVAPVHAVRKEIYEKNSHELGIKPPKSYAPPKEGEDRLISPEKLLSTGFEFHFPDPLDFTYVK, from the coding sequence ATGAAGAAAGTTGCAGTTATAGGCCTAGGATGGATTGGACTTCCCCTGGCTAATTTTTTACAAGATAGAAATTGGGAAGTTTGTGGGAGTACCACAAGCAAGGCGAAGTGTGCTTCTTTACAAGAGGCAGGGATATCAGCTATTCAATTTCAATTGGATCCTTTTCCCAAAGGCGAAGGGTTTCAAAAGCTTTTTGAAGCTGAATATATGGTGATTAACATACCCCCCAAATCCCGTTCTCAGTCATCAGGTTTTTACATAGAACAATTGAAATACCTAATGAGTATGCTGGGCAAATCTGAGGTAAAAAAAGTTGTTTTTGTTTCCAGCACAGGAGTTTATCCATCCGAAAAAAATGGAATGACTTATACAGAGGATTTTGTTCTGACGAAGGAAAATGCAGGTAATCCTACCTTGCTTACCGCAGAAAAAATGGTCTTAAGTGAAAATAATTTCGATACCACCATCATCAGGTTTGGAGGGTTATTAGGTGTGGACAGGATTCCTGGAAGATACTTTTCAGGAAAAGATCAGGTGGTCGGACATACCCGAGTTAATTTTATTCATCAAGAGGATGCTGTCAGGGTTATGGCATGGATTCTAGAGGAGGAACTTTGGGGAAAAACCTTCAATGCTGTTGCTCCAGTTCATGCAGTTAGAAAAGAGATTTATGAAAAAAACTCTCATGAACTGGGCATAAAGCCTCCTAAAAGTTATGCTCCGCCAAAGGAGGGCGAGGACCGATTGATTTCTCCAGAAAAGCTTCTTAGTACAGGTTTTGAGTTCCACTTTCCTGACCCCCTTGATTTTACTTATGTGAAGTAG
- a CDS encoding outer membrane protein assembly factor BamB family protein: MKVIPSSFLVFLFFLIACTSEENNIDYTDWSHYGGPEDGSRYSSLTQINKDNVSQLAQAWVYHTGDATERSQIQCQPIVIDGILYGTSPSLDVFALDAATGKEIWRFDPFDILGGENSWAGTNRGVSYWAEAEDKRILFGAGNWLMAVDALTGNPISEFGDGGKVDLRKNLDTDRDDFLIVANAPGVIFKDKIIIGMRLSEGLDAAPGHIRAYNVKTGKREWIFHTIPQKGEFGYDTWDSEFIQKIGGANNWAGMVVDQKREIVFVPTGSATYDFWGGYRTGDNLYANSLVALDANTGERIWHFQAVHHDVWDRDFPANPNLIRIQKEGEWIDAVAQISKQGMTYVFDRESGEPIWPIVETNVPQSNLPGEITSATQPIPTLPEPFMNMTFEDSDILSLKPEWEEDIRSQLVNVQYGDTWAPPSSEHGIILFPGMDGGGEWGGASFDPSNQTLYVNANQIPWLIEMTPNAEFENVGQSIYSSYCGNCHGLSRKGDLPAIPSLIGLAEKYSQDSLNQLIIKGRGAMPAFDHISEENRKILTAFLLGKNLEEGDKKDMEGENVPLAPGYYMNGYKKLLTKDGVYGSNPPWGLLTAIDMNTGKKKWQVTLGEINSLSAQGFEPTGTENYGGPVVTAGGLLFIAATKDEKIRAFDKETGEKLWEAKLPAAGHATPAMYEYDGKQFLVIACGGGKGTKSGDSYVAFALPD; encoded by the coding sequence ATGAAAGTAATTCCTTCAAGCTTTCTGGTATTTCTATTTTTTCTTATTGCATGTACGTCCGAAGAAAATAATATTGATTATACAGATTGGTCACATTATGGAGGTCCGGAAGATGGTTCCCGTTATTCATCTTTAACACAAATCAACAAGGATAATGTAAGTCAACTTGCACAAGCTTGGGTTTACCATACAGGCGATGCGACAGAAAGATCCCAAATCCAGTGTCAACCGATCGTGATTGATGGCATTTTGTATGGTACCAGCCCATCACTTGATGTTTTTGCTTTGGACGCAGCAACAGGCAAAGAAATTTGGCGATTTGATCCATTTGATATTTTAGGAGGAGAAAATTCTTGGGCAGGAACAAATCGTGGTGTGAGTTATTGGGCAGAAGCAGAAGATAAAAGAATCCTTTTTGGGGCTGGAAACTGGTTGATGGCGGTAGATGCTTTGACAGGTAATCCTATTTCTGAATTTGGAGATGGAGGTAAAGTGGATCTAAGGAAAAATTTAGATACCGATAGAGACGATTTTTTGATTGTAGCCAATGCTCCGGGAGTAATTTTCAAGGATAAGATCATCATTGGGATGCGGCTTTCTGAGGGGCTGGATGCTGCCCCAGGCCATATTCGGGCCTATAATGTGAAAACTGGTAAAAGAGAATGGATTTTTCATACCATCCCTCAAAAAGGTGAATTCGGCTATGATACCTGGGACTCGGAGTTTATTCAGAAAATTGGAGGGGCCAATAATTGGGCAGGAATGGTAGTCGATCAAAAAAGAGAAATCGTCTTCGTCCCTACTGGTTCTGCCACCTATGATTTCTGGGGTGGATATAGAACCGGAGACAACTTATATGCAAATTCCTTAGTGGCTTTAGATGCTAATACCGGAGAGAGAATATGGCATTTTCAGGCGGTTCATCATGATGTTTGGGATAGGGATTTTCCTGCCAATCCTAACCTCATAAGAATACAGAAAGAGGGAGAATGGATTGATGCGGTAGCTCAGATTTCAAAGCAGGGGATGACCTATGTTTTTGATCGAGAATCTGGTGAACCCATCTGGCCTATTGTAGAGACCAATGTCCCTCAATCCAATTTGCCTGGTGAGATTACTTCTGCCACACAGCCGATCCCAACATTGCCAGAGCCATTTATGAACATGACTTTTGAGGACTCCGATATTTTGAGTTTAAAACCAGAATGGGAAGAAGATATTAGAAGTCAGTTGGTGAATGTTCAGTATGGTGATACCTGGGCTCCACCAAGCTCGGAGCATGGAATTATTTTATTTCCAGGAATGGATGGTGGCGGTGAATGGGGCGGGGCTTCTTTTGATCCAAGTAATCAAACATTATATGTGAATGCCAATCAGATCCCATGGCTTATTGAGATGACACCCAATGCTGAATTTGAGAATGTTGGGCAATCTATCTACAGCAGTTACTGTGGTAATTGTCATGGGCTTTCACGAAAAGGGGATTTGCCTGCAATACCTTCATTAATAGGGCTTGCTGAAAAGTACTCCCAAGATTCTTTGAATCAATTGATTATAAAAGGAAGAGGGGCTATGCCCGCTTTTGATCATATTAGTGAAGAAAATAGAAAGATTTTAACAGCCTTTTTACTTGGTAAAAATTTGGAGGAAGGTGATAAAAAGGATATGGAGGGAGAGAATGTTCCTTTAGCCCCTGGGTACTATATGAATGGATATAAAAAATTGCTAACGAAAGATGGGGTTTATGGCTCCAATCCACCTTGGGGCTTATTAACAGCCATTGATATGAATACCGGCAAGAAAAAATGGCAAGTCACTTTGGGTGAGATTAATTCATTAAGCGCACAAGGGTTTGAGCCTACTGGGACTGAAAATTATGGAGGTCCAGTGGTAACAGCAGGAGGTCTACTTTTTATTGCTGCGACGAAGGATGAGAAAATCAGAGCCTTTGACAAGGAAACGGGAGAAAAGCTTTGGGAAGCTAAGTTGCCAGCGGCAGGGCATGCTACCCCAGCAATGTATGAATATGATGGCAAACAATTCCTTGTGATCGCTTGTGGAGGGGGAAAAGGGACCAAAAGTGGAGATTCTTATGTGGCTTTCGCGCTTCCAGACTAA
- a CDS encoding RNA polymerase sigma-70 factor, with amino-acid sequence MQLTDQMIFQSIKSGDEKALEMLFKEYYQPLCRYANSYLPDPDEAEEVVQSCFIKFWEKREKIDIQSSVKSYLYQIIRNACLNEIKHQRVKRNYSEMVIQKGEDFSGASDEKTIHDELEDKIRNAIQKLPQQCRVIFTMSRFEELKYQEIADQLNISIKTVENQMGKALKMMRIQLQEYLPFIILFIQFLTEK; translated from the coding sequence ATGCAATTAACGGATCAAATGATTTTTCAGTCGATTAAATCAGGTGATGAAAAAGCACTGGAGATGTTATTTAAAGAATATTATCAACCCTTATGTCGCTACGCCAACTCCTACCTCCCAGATCCTGATGAGGCTGAGGAAGTCGTACAGAGCTGTTTTATCAAGTTTTGGGAAAAGCGTGAAAAAATTGACATCCAGAGCTCTGTCAAATCCTACCTGTATCAAATCATTCGAAATGCCTGTCTGAATGAAATTAAACACCAGAGAGTCAAAAGGAATTACAGTGAAATGGTGATTCAAAAAGGGGAGGATTTTAGCGGGGCATCTGATGAGAAAACGATCCATGATGAATTGGAGGATAAAATCAGAAATGCCATCCAGAAATTACCCCAGCAATGCAGGGTCATTTTCACAATGAGTAGGTTTGAGGAATTGAAATACCAGGAAATAGCTGATCAGTTAAATATTTCCATTAAAACTGTGGAAAATCAAATGGGAAAAGCTTTGAAGATGATGCGTATTCAATTGCAGGAATACCTTCCATTTATCATCTTATTTATTCAGTTTTTAACAGAAAAATGA
- a CDS encoding long-chain-fatty-acid--CoA ligase yields the protein MMNLSVLLEESARKYPNKDAFIFMDKRLTFAQINGAANQIANSIQKLGIKKGDRVALSCLNLPYFPMVYFGILKAGAIVVPLSVLLKHDEIEYHLQNSGAKAYFCFEGTPDLPMAKEGYEGFCNTDCCEQFIVISPQMSDPSPIDGVKALGMLMKDEPPVFSTVVTKSDDTALIIYTSGTTGKPKGAELSHSNLLLNAMLSVKILSLEKEDTQLIVLPLFHIFAMTVLMNAGLYVGATSVLLPRFDASQVFGLMQKHQVNIFAGVPTMYWGLLNFEGEQFDLKGIAKNLKTCVSGGAALPVNVLENFKKKFNVDILEGYGMSEGSPVVTFNQKEFGTKAGSVGVPIWGVEVKIVDEEGKELPVGEKGELIYRGHNVMKGYYNNLEASEKTIQDGWLYSGDVAIKDEDGFFFIVDRTKDMIIRKGLNVYPREIEEVMMKHEAVSMVAVIGVPAESLGEEIKACVVRNNGFDISEEELISWTKAHIASYKYPRIIEFLDALPMSATGKILKKELS from the coding sequence ATGATGAATCTTTCAGTATTGTTGGAAGAGAGTGCTCGGAAATATCCCAATAAGGACGCCTTTATTTTTATGGATAAGCGCTTGACTTTTGCTCAGATAAATGGAGCGGCCAATCAAATAGCAAACAGCATTCAAAAATTAGGAATCAAAAAAGGTGATCGAGTAGCACTAAGCTGTCTTAATTTACCTTATTTCCCAATGGTCTATTTCGGGATTTTAAAAGCAGGAGCCATTGTTGTTCCGCTCTCCGTGCTACTCAAACATGATGAAATAGAATATCATCTTCAAAACTCAGGTGCGAAAGCCTACTTTTGTTTTGAGGGGACTCCAGACTTGCCCATGGCAAAAGAGGGCTATGAGGGATTCTGCAACACTGATTGTTGTGAACAATTTATTGTAATCAGCCCCCAAATGTCCGATCCTTCACCTATTGATGGGGTTAAGGCTTTAGGGATGCTGATGAAAGATGAACCTCCTGTTTTTTCTACGGTAGTCACAAAATCGGATGATACAGCACTTATTATTTATACCTCTGGTACCACGGGTAAGCCAAAGGGAGCTGAGTTATCACATTCTAATTTATTGCTGAATGCGATGCTTTCGGTGAAAATCCTCTCTTTGGAAAAGGAAGATACCCAACTCATCGTATTGCCTCTCTTTCACATTTTTGCTATGACGGTATTAATGAATGCAGGACTCTATGTCGGTGCAACCAGCGTATTATTACCTAGGTTTGATGCATCCCAGGTTTTTGGTTTGATGCAAAAACATCAGGTAAACATTTTTGCTGGGGTTCCTACCATGTATTGGGGGTTATTGAATTTTGAGGGAGAACAATTTGACCTAAAAGGTATCGCAAAGAATTTAAAAACTTGTGTTTCAGGAGGAGCTGCTTTGCCCGTCAATGTTCTGGAAAATTTTAAGAAAAAATTTAATGTAGATATTTTAGAAGGGTACGGTATGTCTGAAGGGTCTCCTGTGGTGACTTTTAACCAAAAAGAGTTTGGGACCAAGGCAGGATCAGTTGGGGTTCCAATCTGGGGAGTAGAAGTTAAAATAGTGGATGAAGAGGGAAAAGAACTTCCTGTAGGAGAGAAGGGTGAATTAATCTATCGCGGGCATAATGTGATGAAAGGATATTACAATAATCTAGAAGCTAGCGAAAAAACCATTCAGGATGGCTGGTTGTATTCAGGGGATGTCGCCATAAAAGATGAGGATGGGTTCTTTTTCATTGTGGACCGGACTAAGGATATGATCATCAGGAAGGGCTTGAATGTTTACCCTAGAGAGATCGAGGAAGTGATGATGAAGCATGAGGCGGTATCGATGGTAGCTGTCATAGGTGTTCCTGCTGAAAGCTTAGGTGAAGAAATAAAAGCTTGTGTGGTACGCAATAATGGTTTTGATATTAGTGAAGAGGAGTTGATTTCATGGACGAAAGCACATATTGCATCATATAAATACCCAAGGATTATCGAGTTTTTGGATGCTTTACCCATGTCCGCAACAGGTAAAATTCTTAAGAAAGAATTGAGTTAG
- a CDS encoding TonB-dependent receptor, with translation MNSLFKIYLFLCLFLIQISAQAQEISQTVRGKIVDQVSKSPLIGASIMILNTDPLIGGVTNELGEFKLQNVPLGQHSLRVSYVGYQESILPNVQVNSGKEVVLEVFMEEDITQIQEFVVTATEKDRTINDMVVVSGRTFSVEETKKFAAAVNDPGRMAASFSGVVSTDDGNNNISIRGNSPNGLLWRMEGIEIPNPNHFINPGSSGGGVSILSAQLLSNSDFLTGAFPAEYGNALSGVFDLNLRKGNNENQEYTFQAGFLGIDVAAEGPIAKNYRGSYLVNYRYSTLSLLSKLGLPLGDFATNFQDLSFNIYLPTSAKSSFSIFGFGGLSDQDSEAESDSLKWESDGDRYSSNFLSNTGAIGLKHSLTVNKSNFLQSTILFSGNTIEFNEFRLNQEIVNENRYQEQFGNSKITLSTVLNSKLSARSSLRTGIYLNQLYYNLYQNNYDEDQGIMVREIDSKGNTQSIQAFSQWNYKANDRLTLNVGLHYLELLLNHSRSIEPRLSASYELDEVQRINFGYGLHSQIQPLGTYLAEQEVNGTILLPNENLDFSKSHHFVLGYDRSLNPFLRLKLEAYYQHLFQIPIKEGVDETYSIINQQWTFATDPLINEGFGKNYGVELTLEQFTNNNMYFLLSTSLYNSLYKTQENVWRNTRYNGNLNVTFTGGKEFALKKIEP, from the coding sequence ATGAATTCTCTTTTCAAAATCTATCTCTTTTTATGTCTGTTCTTGATTCAAATATCCGCTCAAGCGCAGGAAATAAGTCAAACGGTTCGGGGGAAAATTGTTGACCAGGTCAGCAAATCACCCCTGATAGGTGCTTCTATTATGATTCTCAACACAGATCCTTTGATCGGAGGAGTCACCAATGAATTGGGAGAATTCAAGCTTCAAAATGTACCCCTGGGTCAGCATTCTTTACGCGTAAGTTATGTTGGATACCAAGAGTCTATCTTGCCAAACGTACAAGTAAACTCAGGGAAAGAGGTTGTATTAGAGGTCTTCATGGAAGAAGACATCACACAGATTCAAGAATTTGTAGTGACTGCTACAGAAAAAGATAGAACTATCAATGATATGGTGGTGGTCAGCGGTAGAACATTTTCGGTTGAGGAAACAAAAAAGTTTGCTGCTGCTGTTAACGACCCAGGCAGAATGGCTGCCTCCTTTTCAGGTGTGGTGAGTACTGATGATGGCAATAACAACATTTCTATTCGAGGAAATAGTCCAAATGGATTACTTTGGAGAATGGAGGGAATAGAAATTCCCAACCCAAATCATTTCATTAACCCAGGGAGTTCGGGCGGTGGTGTATCTATCTTAAGTGCTCAACTTCTATCCAATTCAGATTTCCTAACAGGAGCTTTTCCTGCTGAATATGGGAATGCCCTTTCGGGAGTTTTCGACCTAAATCTGAGAAAAGGAAATAATGAAAATCAAGAGTATACTTTCCAAGCTGGATTTCTAGGTATAGACGTAGCTGCGGAGGGTCCTATTGCCAAGAATTACCGGGGTTCATATTTGGTCAACTACCGATATTCCACGCTTTCACTTTTATCAAAACTTGGGTTACCCTTAGGAGATTTTGCAACCAATTTCCAGGATCTTTCCTTCAATATTTATCTTCCTACTAGTGCTAAAAGCAGTTTTTCAATATTTGGCTTCGGTGGGCTTAGTGACCAAGATAGTGAGGCGGAATCAGATTCATTGAAATGGGAGAGCGATGGCGACAGGTACAGCTCTAATTTCCTTTCCAATACTGGAGCAATTGGGTTAAAACATTCTTTGACTGTAAACAAGTCAAATTTCCTTCAATCCACTATCCTGTTTTCTGGCAATACCATTGAATTCAATGAGTTTAGATTAAATCAGGAAATAGTCAATGAGAATCGCTATCAAGAGCAGTTTGGCAATTCTAAAATAACTCTGAGTACGGTCTTGAATTCTAAATTATCTGCAAGATCCAGTCTGCGAACAGGCATTTATCTCAACCAGCTATATTATAATTTGTATCAAAACAATTATGATGAAGACCAGGGAATCATGGTACGTGAGATTGACTCTAAAGGCAATACACAAAGTATTCAGGCTTTCTCACAATGGAATTATAAGGCAAATGACCGTCTTACGTTGAATGTTGGTTTGCATTATTTGGAGCTACTTCTGAATCATTCAAGATCTATTGAGCCCAGGCTGAGCGCTTCCTATGAACTCGATGAGGTACAACGAATTAATTTCGGGTATGGCCTGCACAGTCAGATCCAACCATTGGGAACCTATCTTGCAGAGCAAGAAGTGAATGGTACCATTTTACTTCCAAATGAAAACCTTGATTTTAGTAAATCGCATCATTTTGTCTTGGGTTATGACCGTTCCCTCAATCCTTTCCTACGATTAAAGCTAGAAGCCTATTATCAGCATTTATTCCAAATTCCAATCAAGGAAGGGGTTGATGAGACTTATTCTATTATCAACCAGCAATGGACATTTGCTACAGATCCATTGATCAATGAAGGGTTTGGAAAAAATTATGGTGTAGAGCTGACTTTGGAGCAATTCACCAATAATAACATGTACTTCCTGCTTTCAACCTCACTCTATAATTCGCTTTATAAGACTCAGGAAAACGTCTGGAGAAATACTCGGTACAATGGGAATTTGAACGTCACATTTACAGGAGGAAAAGAATTTGCCTTGAAAAAAATCGAGCCTTAG
- a CDS encoding class I SAM-dependent methyltransferase, producing the protein MRYLLSFVFACGIFISCQAQKDTYTFKNPSRDGTGKYFMGREISQVMGFAGKNWLERDTREEEENVSLAIEKLPINSSSVVADIGAGSGYYTFRIAPKVPKGKVYAVDIQEAAVKYLNDKSSDLGFENVEAIKGGEKGPNLPLNSIDLAIMVDVYHELSYPKEMLQAIWKSLKPNGKIILLEYRGEDPTIPIKPLHKMTERQAKKELEDNGFRLVENGKFLKIQHFLVFEKVN; encoded by the coding sequence ATGAGATATTTACTAAGTTTTGTTTTTGCCTGCGGCATTTTTATCTCTTGCCAAGCTCAAAAGGATACATATACCTTCAAAAACCCAAGCCGGGATGGAACGGGAAAGTATTTTATGGGAAGAGAAATTTCTCAAGTAATGGGCTTTGCTGGGAAAAATTGGCTGGAACGAGATACTAGAGAGGAGGAAGAGAATGTTTCATTGGCGATTGAAAAGCTTCCGATTAATTCTTCCAGTGTGGTGGCAGATATTGGGGCAGGATCAGGATATTACACTTTTCGAATCGCTCCAAAAGTTCCAAAGGGGAAAGTATACGCTGTAGATATTCAAGAGGCTGCAGTAAAATATTTAAATGATAAAAGTTCGGACTTGGGATTTGAAAATGTGGAGGCCATAAAAGGAGGTGAAAAAGGTCCAAATTTACCCTTGAACTCCATTGATCTAGCCATTATGGTGGATGTCTATCATGAACTATCCTATCCAAAAGAGATGCTTCAAGCCATCTGGAAATCTTTGAAACCAAATGGAAAAATTATCCTTTTGGAGTACCGGGGAGAAGACCCTACGATACCCATCAAGCCACTTCATAAAATGACGGAAAGACAAGCGAAGAAGGAACTGGAGGATAATGGTTTTCGATTGGTGGAAAACGGGAAGTTTTTAAAAATCCAACACTTTTTAGTGTTCGAAAAGGTCAATTGA